One genomic window of Actinoplanes lobatus includes the following:
- a CDS encoding APC family permease yields the protein MDVPATEPVGDKGAKPKTARNIQYISWVALALMTTSSVASLRPSPTMAVYGLASIFLYIVPAIVFLLPTALVSAELASGWEGGVYKWVSEGINKPAGFLAVWCQFAMTIFYYPSLLGFVASTLAYVINPDLASSGVWTAIVIMVCYWSGVWVSSRGTSGVAGLASGGLIIGTLIPGALLVILGIAFLGQGNESAAPMTADNLIPAWAGLSSLVLIVNNFLSYSGMEMNAVHVGSLKQPGKEFPKAMFLAMGLVLLIFILPALAISWIVPAEQLSLTAGVMQAFDAVFAAFDSQWLTPILGVMLVAASLGGMLTWLAGPSRGLLLISKQEGYLPPFLQKLNKHGVQQNILVTQGLVTTLIALAYAFIPDVSSAYWIFSVITTQVYLIMYLLMFVAAVRLRRSHPDHPRGYRAPMLTGLCGVGFAASLAALLIGFVPPSQFGSGSVGVYLAVVAGGALGLGLLVPFLFYKLRKPSWKEASA from the coding sequence ATGGACGTGCCCGCCACAGAACCGGTGGGCGACAAGGGTGCGAAGCCGAAGACGGCCCGCAACATTCAATACATCTCCTGGGTTGCTCTGGCGCTGATGACCACGAGCTCGGTGGCCAGCCTGCGTCCGTCGCCCACGATGGCCGTCTACGGACTGGCCAGCATCTTCCTCTACATCGTCCCGGCGATCGTCTTCCTGCTGCCGACCGCTCTGGTCTCGGCGGAGCTGGCCTCCGGCTGGGAGGGCGGCGTCTACAAGTGGGTCAGCGAGGGCATCAACAAGCCGGCCGGGTTCCTGGCGGTGTGGTGCCAGTTCGCCATGACGATCTTCTACTACCCGAGCCTGCTCGGGTTCGTGGCGAGCACGCTGGCGTACGTCATCAATCCGGACCTGGCCTCCAGCGGCGTCTGGACCGCGATCGTCATCATGGTCTGCTACTGGTCCGGCGTGTGGGTCTCGTCCCGCGGCACCAGCGGCGTGGCCGGCCTGGCCAGCGGCGGCCTGATCATCGGCACCCTGATCCCCGGGGCGCTGCTGGTGATCCTCGGCATCGCGTTCCTCGGCCAGGGCAACGAGTCGGCCGCGCCGATGACCGCCGACAACCTGATCCCGGCCTGGGCCGGCCTGTCCAGCCTGGTGCTGATCGTGAACAACTTCCTGTCGTACTCCGGCATGGAGATGAACGCGGTGCACGTCGGGTCGCTGAAGCAGCCGGGTAAGGAGTTCCCGAAGGCCATGTTCCTGGCCATGGGCCTGGTCCTGCTGATCTTCATCCTGCCCGCGCTGGCGATCAGCTGGATCGTGCCGGCCGAGCAGCTGTCGCTGACCGCCGGCGTGATGCAGGCGTTCGACGCGGTGTTCGCCGCGTTCGACTCGCAGTGGCTCACCCCGATCCTCGGCGTCATGCTGGTCGCCGCCTCCCTCGGCGGCATGCTCACCTGGCTGGCCGGCCCGTCCAGGGGCCTGCTGCTGATCTCCAAGCAGGAGGGCTACCTGCCGCCGTTCCTGCAGAAGCTGAACAAGCACGGCGTGCAGCAGAACATCCTGGTCACCCAGGGTCTGGTCACCACGCTCATCGCGCTGGCCTACGCGTTCATCCCGGACGTCTCCAGCGCGTACTGGATCTTCTCGGTGATCACCACGCAGGTCTACCTGATCATGTACCTGCTGATGTTCGTGGCCGCCGTCCGCCTGCGCCGCAGCCACCCGGACCACCCCCGCGGCTACCGCGCCCCGATGCTCACCGGCCTCTGCGGCGTCGGCTTCGCCGCCTCGCTGGCCGCCCTGCTCATCGGTTTCGTCCCGCCGTCGCAGTTCGGCTCCGGCAGCGTCGGCGTCTACCTGGCCGTCGTCGCCGGCGGCGCACTCGGTCTCGGTCTGCTCGTCCCGTTCCTCTTCTACAAGCTGCGCAAACCCTCCTGGAAGGAAGCCTCCGCATGA
- a CDS encoding aminotransferase class III-fold pyridoxal phosphate-dependent enzyme, with the protein MKHRLSRQHVVDMCRTMLDRGYLKATEGNVSVRIPGHQLYAVTPSNYDYDRMRVEDICIVDFDGKHVPDPGGAGGLVPSIECGMHANVYRDRPDVNAIVHTHQPYASALAFLRKPIPALTDEQVRFLGKEVAIIDYAPSGTGFLAKNVRKKVASGDNAFIIANHGVVALGTDPDRAVFNMALLEKVSIAYLMALTSEAGKVYTIPDTIREIAFSKLKKDEKRIAAQITEAVEPVRVPEDEELPSAETEAPQQYETSADLGYSISEYLDVDDTLRRLKALVAQPMRGLRHDALLDTLNYFETKCTASKEITERAKKRIPGGVQHNLAFNYPFPLAIDKAEGAYLTDRDGNVYIDFLQAGGPTILGSNYAPVNERVAEVIRESGPVTGLFHEYELKLADIIHQYMPHIEMYRSLGSGTEAVMAAVRAARAYTKKRMVIKVGGAYHGWSDTMVYGLRVPGSFRMNAKGIPWGATGRTREAFPHDLGLLKRKLIENRLRGGTAAVVVEPLGPESGTRPVPKGYNAAVRKLCDEFGALLIFDEVVTGFRTGLGGAAGYFGVTPDLTVLGKAVSGGYPMAGGVGGRADVMAVFGSGLDGKHGAHIQVGGTLSANPLSCAAGYFAIQEMARTNAPVIAGKAGDRLTRGLQRLIDKYGLPYVAYNQGSIVHLQSSGVLMLDMRNPVKLFKENKGRKQVMEQMGAAYAAHGIITLAGSRMYTSMADTDEVIDDALARFDQVFALVEGV; encoded by the coding sequence GTGAAACACCGTCTGTCCCGCCAGCACGTGGTCGACATGTGCCGGACGATGCTCGACCGCGGCTATCTCAAGGCGACCGAGGGCAACGTCTCGGTCCGGATCCCGGGTCACCAGCTCTATGCCGTGACGCCGAGCAACTACGACTACGACCGGATGCGGGTGGAGGACATCTGCATCGTCGACTTCGACGGCAAGCACGTGCCCGACCCCGGCGGCGCCGGCGGCCTGGTCCCGTCGATCGAGTGCGGCATGCACGCCAACGTCTACCGCGACCGGCCGGACGTGAACGCGATCGTCCACACCCACCAGCCGTATGCGTCGGCCCTCGCCTTCCTGCGCAAGCCGATCCCGGCGCTCACCGACGAGCAGGTCCGCTTCCTCGGCAAAGAGGTGGCGATCATCGACTACGCGCCGTCCGGCACCGGCTTCCTGGCGAAGAACGTGCGGAAGAAGGTGGCGAGCGGCGACAACGCGTTCATCATCGCCAACCACGGCGTGGTGGCGCTGGGCACCGACCCGGATCGCGCGGTGTTCAACATGGCGCTGCTGGAGAAGGTGTCGATCGCCTACCTGATGGCGCTCACCTCGGAGGCCGGCAAGGTCTACACGATTCCGGACACGATCCGCGAGATCGCCTTCAGCAAGCTGAAGAAGGACGAGAAGCGGATCGCCGCGCAGATCACCGAGGCGGTCGAGCCGGTCCGGGTGCCGGAGGACGAGGAGCTGCCGTCCGCCGAGACCGAGGCCCCGCAGCAGTACGAGACGTCCGCGGACCTCGGCTACTCGATCAGCGAATACCTCGACGTCGACGACACCCTGCGCCGGCTGAAGGCTCTCGTGGCCCAGCCGATGCGCGGGCTGCGCCACGACGCCCTGCTCGACACGCTGAACTACTTCGAGACCAAGTGCACCGCCAGCAAGGAGATCACCGAGCGGGCCAAGAAGCGGATCCCCGGCGGCGTCCAGCACAACCTGGCGTTCAACTACCCGTTCCCGCTGGCGATCGACAAGGCCGAGGGCGCCTACCTGACCGACCGCGACGGCAACGTCTACATCGACTTCCTCCAGGCCGGCGGCCCGACCATCCTGGGCAGCAACTACGCCCCGGTCAACGAGCGGGTGGCCGAGGTGATCCGCGAGTCCGGGCCGGTCACCGGCCTCTTCCACGAGTACGAGCTGAAGCTCGCCGACATCATCCACCAGTACATGCCGCACATCGAGATGTACCGGTCGCTGGGCTCCGGCACCGAGGCGGTCATGGCGGCGGTGCGCGCGGCCCGGGCGTACACCAAGAAGAGGATGGTCATCAAGGTCGGCGGCGCCTACCACGGCTGGTCCGACACCATGGTCTACGGCCTGCGCGTCCCCGGCTCGTTCCGGATGAACGCCAAGGGCATCCCGTGGGGCGCCACCGGCCGCACCCGGGAGGCGTTCCCGCACGACCTGGGCCTGCTCAAGCGCAAGCTGATCGAGAACAGGCTGCGCGGCGGCACCGCCGCGGTCGTGGTGGAGCCGCTCGGCCCGGAGTCCGGCACCCGCCCGGTCCCGAAGGGCTACAACGCCGCCGTCCGCAAGCTGTGCGACGAGTTCGGCGCACTGCTGATCTTCGACGAGGTGGTGACCGGCTTCCGGACCGGCCTGGGCGGCGCCGCCGGCTACTTCGGCGTGACGCCCGACCTGACCGTCCTCGGCAAGGCCGTCTCCGGCGGCTACCCGATGGCCGGCGGGGTCGGCGGGCGAGCCGACGTCATGGCGGTCTTCGGCTCCGGGCTGGACGGCAAGCACGGCGCCCACATCCAGGTCGGCGGCACCCTGTCGGCGAACCCGCTGTCCTGCGCGGCCGGCTACTTCGCCATTCAGGAGATGGCCCGCACCAACGCGCCGGTGATCGCCGGCAAGGCCGGTGACCGGCTGACCCGCGGCCTCCAGCGCCTGATCGACAAGTACGGTCTGCCGTACGTGGCCTACAACCAGGGTTCGATCGTGCACCTGCAGTCCAGCGGCGTGCTGATGCTCGACATGCGCAACCCGGTCAAGCTGTTCAAGGAGAACAAGGGCCGCAAGCAGGTGATGGAGCAGATGGGCGCGGCCTACGCCGCCCACGGCATCATCACGCTGGCCGGCTCGCGGATGTACACGTCGATGGCCGACACCGACGAGGTCATCGACGACGCCCTCGCCCGGTTCGACCAGGTCTTCGCGCTGGTCGAGGGAGTGTAA
- a CDS encoding xylulokinase: MAIPPQILAIDLGTSGMKAALVAADGTVTGWAERPVPLVVLPGGGAEQDPVAWWDALAEVVADLGRDFPDHLRAVTTICSSTQGEGTIAVDAAGEPLTRCISWLDMRGATHLRRQFGGFPAVDGISVRRIANWLRLTGGMPSVTGKDPAAHMLLIRDDMPDVYARTKTFLNVLDWINLKLTGRTVATVDSILTSWVTDNRKAPAIRYAPALVAASGIDADKFPPIVACTEVIGTLSPLAADHLGLPRSVQVVAGAIDNTAAAIGAGTTRDNEPHLYLGTSSWIAAHVPRKKTDVLTGIASIPCAIPDRYLMTALQATAGANLTWLRDKIVEYDDPIVSAGHVSRDEGTIFDAFDKIIPTVPAGANGVLYTPWLYGERAPVDDPNLRAAFLNISLDTTRSDLLRAVFEGVALNTRWLAKAVDRFLGAPVESMVITGGAARSDSWCQIFADVLGHEIRRDANPVTVNARGAGWIGAVGAGMIAFDDIPALSRNDHVFTPGPDHARYGEIYDIYQDLHKRLAPVYRRLNRPAG; encoded by the coding sequence GTGGCCATTCCGCCGCAGATCCTGGCGATCGACCTGGGGACCTCGGGGATGAAGGCCGCGCTCGTCGCGGCCGACGGGACGGTGACCGGCTGGGCCGAACGGCCGGTCCCGCTGGTCGTCCTGCCCGGCGGCGGCGCCGAACAGGACCCGGTCGCCTGGTGGGACGCCCTCGCCGAGGTGGTCGCCGACCTGGGCCGCGACTTCCCGGATCATCTGCGCGCGGTGACCACCATCTGCTCGTCGACGCAGGGCGAGGGCACCATCGCGGTGGACGCGGCCGGCGAGCCGCTCACCCGGTGCATCAGCTGGCTCGACATGCGTGGGGCCACCCACCTGCGGCGGCAGTTCGGCGGGTTCCCGGCGGTCGACGGCATCTCGGTGCGCCGGATCGCCAACTGGCTGCGGCTCACCGGCGGCATGCCGTCGGTGACCGGCAAGGACCCGGCCGCCCACATGCTGCTGATCCGCGACGACATGCCGGACGTCTACGCGAGGACGAAGACGTTCCTCAACGTCCTCGACTGGATCAACCTGAAACTCACCGGCCGCACGGTGGCGACCGTCGACTCGATCCTCACCTCATGGGTCACCGACAACCGGAAGGCCCCCGCCATCCGGTACGCCCCCGCGCTGGTCGCCGCCAGCGGGATCGACGCGGACAAGTTCCCGCCGATCGTGGCATGCACCGAGGTGATCGGCACGCTATCCCCCCTGGCTGCCGATCACCTCGGCCTCCCCCGATCGGTGCAGGTCGTGGCGGGCGCCATCGACAACACGGCCGCCGCCATCGGGGCGGGCACCACCCGGGACAACGAGCCCCACCTCTACCTGGGCACGTCGTCCTGGATCGCCGCGCACGTACCGCGAAAGAAGACCGACGTGCTCACCGGCATCGCGTCGATCCCGTGCGCCATCCCGGACCGCTACCTGATGACCGCGCTCCAGGCGACCGCCGGCGCCAACCTCACCTGGCTTCGCGACAAGATCGTGGAGTACGACGACCCGATCGTCAGCGCCGGCCACGTGAGCCGCGACGAGGGCACCATCTTCGACGCCTTCGACAAGATCATCCCGACGGTCCCGGCCGGCGCGAACGGCGTCCTCTACACCCCCTGGCTGTACGGCGAACGCGCACCGGTCGACGACCCGAACCTGCGCGCCGCGTTCCTCAACATCTCCCTCGACACCACCCGCTCCGACCTGCTGCGGGCCGTCTTCGAGGGCGTCGCGCTGAACACCCGGTGGCTGGCCAAGGCGGTCGACCGGTTCCTCGGCGCGCCGGTGGAGTCGATGGTCATCACCGGCGGCGCGGCCCGCTCCGACTCGTGGTGCCAGATCTTCGCCGACGTGCTCGGCCACGAGATCCGCCGGGACGCCAACCCGGTGACCGTGAACGCCCGGGGCGCCGGCTGGATCGGCGCGGTCGGCGCCGGGATGATCGCGTTCGACGACATCCCGGCGCTGAGCCGCAACGATCACGTCTTCACTCCCGGGCCGGATCACGCCCGCTACGGCGAGATCTACGACATCTACCAGGATCTGCACAAACGCCTCGCGCCGGTCTATCGGCGGCTCAACCGCCCGGCCGGCTGA
- a CDS encoding aminopeptidase P family protein, whose protein sequence is MTPRPFTTKDFTARMERAVAQAVGAGLTGLLVTPGPDLVYFTGYRPTAITERITMLVLDRDHEPRLIVPTLERSDAEAAPGASAVTISDWRDGADPYAATARLLAADGRYAISDSAWALHLLALQREVPASWFTSMTGTLPMLRAVKDADEIERLAGAGAAADAAYEEIVSARFAGRTEHAVGTELAGLLREHGHSQVDFTVVGSGPNGADPHHEMGDRVILEGDMVVLDFGGLKDGYGSDTTRTVHVGEPTGVEREIHDVVRHAQQTAFEAVRPGATCEDIDRVARAVIEDAGYGPYFIHRTGHGIGLTTHEPPYLVEGETRPLVPGMCFSIEPGIYLPRRFGVRIEDIVTVTESGGRRFNNTSREMRIVA, encoded by the coding sequence ATGACGCCACGACCGTTCACCACGAAGGACTTCACCGCCCGGATGGAACGGGCGGTCGCCCAGGCCGTCGGCGCCGGGCTCACCGGTCTGCTGGTCACGCCGGGCCCGGATCTCGTGTACTTCACCGGCTACCGGCCCACCGCCATCACCGAGCGGATCACCATGCTGGTGCTCGACCGGGACCACGAGCCGCGCCTGATCGTCCCCACCCTGGAACGTTCGGACGCCGAGGCGGCGCCCGGCGCGAGCGCGGTCACGATCAGCGACTGGCGTGACGGCGCCGACCCGTACGCGGCCACCGCCCGGCTGCTCGCCGCCGACGGCCGCTACGCCATCTCCGACTCGGCCTGGGCCCTGCACCTGCTGGCCCTGCAACGCGAGGTGCCGGCGTCCTGGTTCACGTCGATGACCGGAACCCTGCCGATGCTGCGGGCCGTCAAGGACGCCGACGAGATCGAACGGCTGGCCGGCGCCGGGGCGGCCGCCGACGCCGCGTACGAGGAGATCGTCTCGGCCCGGTTCGCCGGCCGGACCGAGCACGCGGTCGGCACCGAACTGGCCGGGCTGCTCCGCGAACACGGCCACAGCCAGGTCGACTTCACCGTCGTCGGGTCCGGCCCGAACGGCGCCGACCCGCACCACGAGATGGGCGACCGGGTGATCCTCGAGGGCGACATGGTGGTCCTGGACTTCGGCGGGCTCAAGGACGGGTACGGCTCGGACACCACCCGTACCGTGCACGTCGGCGAGCCGACCGGTGTGGAACGCGAGATCCACGACGTGGTGCGGCACGCCCAGCAGACCGCCTTCGAGGCCGTCCGGCCCGGCGCGACCTGCGAGGACATCGACCGGGTGGCCCGCGCGGTCATCGAGGACGCCGGGTACGGGCCGTACTTCATCCACCGCACCGGCCACGGCATCGGCCTGACCACCCACGAGCCGCCGTACCTGGTCGAGGGTGAGACGCGCCCGCTCGTACCCGGAATGTGCTTCTCCATCGAACCGGGGATCTACCTGCCCCGCCGATTCGGCGTACGGATCGAGGACATCGTCACGGTCACCGAGAGCGGTGGCCGCCGCTTCAACAACACCAGCCGCGAGATGCGGATCGTCGCCTGA
- a CDS encoding threonine/serine exporter family protein, whose product MSDSSISDRELQQFLLFLGSALTAAGEAVNQIEEHLLRVARAYGAAHARFSVLPTYVVMSLEPGRPATLEPTRALRGGLRLDQTAALYEVLREAEQGLTSPVEGSRRIQEIVTMRPRFRPALQILGYAVLTAGICLILQPTWVDLLLSVLFGVLVGGFKLIGARWASLQMIMPVAAAFVVAALTFMIAGGTWLDADLRAMVAPLATFLPGAMLTMAVVEVSAAEMVTGASRLVAGLLQLLLLAFGIIGAAQLVGLPRAEHLVSAPQNSIGAWAPWLGALVVGIGNYLVLSGPPRTLGWLCLVLYSGWIAQYLGGQAFGGYLSGFLGAVVLTVVAYLVERVPSGPPALVSFLPGFWLLVPGALSLIGITEYLSQDAVRGAEDLIGALGSMLAVALGVLCGHPIYRGLARALGAWNLREERM is encoded by the coding sequence ATGAGTGACTCGTCGATCTCCGACCGGGAGCTGCAACAGTTCCTGCTGTTCCTGGGCAGCGCGCTCACCGCGGCCGGCGAGGCGGTCAACCAGATCGAGGAGCATCTGCTGCGGGTGGCCCGGGCGTACGGCGCGGCGCACGCCCGGTTCAGCGTGCTGCCGACGTACGTCGTCATGTCCCTGGAGCCGGGCCGCCCGGCGACGCTGGAGCCGACCCGCGCGCTGCGTGGCGGGCTCCGCCTGGATCAGACCGCGGCCCTCTACGAGGTGCTGCGCGAGGCCGAGCAGGGCCTGACCTCGCCGGTCGAGGGCAGTCGCCGGATCCAGGAGATCGTGACGATGCGGCCCCGGTTCCGGCCGGCGTTGCAGATTCTCGGGTACGCCGTGCTGACCGCCGGGATCTGCCTGATCCTCCAGCCGACGTGGGTGGACCTGCTGCTGTCCGTCCTCTTCGGCGTGCTGGTGGGCGGCTTCAAGCTGATCGGCGCCCGCTGGGCCAGCCTACAGATGATCATGCCGGTGGCGGCCGCGTTCGTGGTGGCGGCGCTGACTTTCATGATCGCCGGAGGCACCTGGCTGGACGCCGATCTGCGCGCGATGGTGGCCCCGCTGGCCACCTTCCTGCCCGGCGCCATGCTGACGATGGCGGTCGTCGAGGTGTCGGCGGCCGAGATGGTGACCGGGGCGAGCCGTCTGGTGGCCGGCCTCCTCCAGTTGCTGCTGCTCGCGTTCGGGATCATCGGCGCCGCCCAGCTGGTCGGGCTGCCCCGCGCCGAGCACCTGGTCAGCGCGCCGCAGAACTCGATCGGCGCGTGGGCGCCGTGGCTGGGCGCGCTGGTCGTCGGGATCGGCAACTACCTGGTGCTGTCCGGCCCACCCCGGACGCTCGGCTGGCTCTGCCTGGTCCTCTACTCCGGATGGATCGCCCAGTACCTCGGCGGGCAGGCGTTCGGCGGCTACCTGAGCGGCTTCCTCGGGGCGGTGGTGCTGACCGTCGTGGCGTACCTGGTGGAACGGGTCCCGTCCGGGCCGCCCGCCCTGGTCTCGTTCCTGCCCGGCTTCTGGCTGCTGGTGCCGGGCGCACTGAGCCTGATCGGGATCACCGAGTACCTGAGCCAGGACGCGGTACGCGGCGCCGAGGACCTGATCGGCGCGCTCGGCTCGATGCTGGCCGTCGCCCTCGGGGTGCTCTGCGGCCATCCGATCTATCGCGGTCTCGCCCGGGCGCTGGGCGCCTGGAACCTCCGCGAGGAACGCATGTGA
- a CDS encoding MFS transporter, with the protein MPPTGHEAPRTDAGKAAGRGVLFAACVSALVVNANTSAVTILLPAISEDVGAPIDVLQWAVTGYMLVGAAVIVTSGALGDVFGRRRIFLGGLVLFVLSCALIALSSGAAGVIGGRMIQGAAGSTILACGMSLLSVGSSGTGQMKAITLWGAASAIGAAVGPLVGGVLVGTTGWQGLFWIDAAIAAVCIPVTLAGVAESRDPDRPRSIDVLGTVLVAVALVPLVLALSEGGDWGWVSAPTIGCLVLSVLGGAGFVAAERRATAPLVDLRLLRNRVLVGSTFAILLVAGIINALMYLLSLYFQDPAAFGMTALEAGLATLPAAAAMIAVTPLITPLAVKIGSRQAVALGFALATAGAGVMILVTAGWSYATFVIPLMVLSVGLGFANGPASSASTSAVSPDEVGQASGISNMARYVGGSLAVAAASTVFTAVTDSHATAGESAGDALAAGLAGAALLLALLSAAGVALAVLMGRHRGDPAGAVHLAAAAAATSHTIPTRPVATTGGAPA; encoded by the coding sequence ATGCCCCCGACAGGTCACGAAGCCCCGAGAACCGACGCCGGCAAGGCGGCGGGGCGCGGGGTGCTGTTCGCCGCGTGCGTCTCGGCGCTGGTGGTGAACGCGAACACCTCCGCCGTCACGATCCTGCTGCCGGCGATCAGCGAGGACGTCGGCGCCCCGATCGACGTGCTCCAGTGGGCCGTCACCGGCTACATGCTGGTCGGCGCCGCGGTCATCGTCACCTCCGGCGCGCTCGGCGACGTCTTCGGCCGCCGCCGGATCTTCCTCGGCGGCCTGGTCCTGTTCGTGCTGTCCTGCGCCCTGATCGCGCTGTCCAGCGGAGCGGCCGGGGTGATCGGCGGCCGGATGATCCAGGGCGCCGCCGGCTCCACCATCCTGGCCTGCGGGATGAGCCTGCTGTCGGTCGGATCGTCCGGAACCGGGCAGATGAAGGCCATCACCCTGTGGGGCGCGGCGTCGGCCATCGGCGCGGCCGTCGGCCCACTCGTCGGCGGGGTCCTGGTCGGCACGACCGGCTGGCAGGGACTGTTCTGGATCGACGCGGCGATCGCCGCGGTCTGCATCCCGGTCACCCTGGCCGGGGTCGCCGAATCACGCGACCCGGACCGGCCCCGCTCGATCGACGTGCTCGGCACCGTACTGGTCGCGGTCGCGCTGGTGCCGCTGGTGCTGGCGCTCAGCGAGGGCGGCGACTGGGGCTGGGTGTCCGCTCCCACGATCGGCTGCCTGGTGCTGTCGGTCCTCGGCGGGGCGGGCTTCGTCGCCGCCGAGCGCCGGGCCACCGCCCCGCTCGTCGACCTGCGGCTGCTCCGCAACCGGGTGCTGGTCGGGTCCACCTTCGCCATCCTGCTCGTGGCCGGCATCATCAACGCGCTGATGTACCTGCTCAGCCTCTACTTCCAGGACCCGGCCGCATTCGGGATGACGGCCCTGGAAGCGGGCCTGGCCACCCTGCCCGCGGCGGCCGCGATGATCGCGGTGACGCCGTTGATCACCCCGCTGGCCGTGAAGATCGGCTCGCGGCAGGCGGTCGCCCTCGGCTTCGCCCTGGCGACGGCCGGCGCCGGCGTGATGATCCTGGTGACCGCCGGCTGGAGCTACGCCACGTTCGTGATCCCGCTGATGGTCCTGTCGGTCGGCCTCGGCTTCGCCAACGGGCCGGCCTCGTCGGCCTCCACCTCGGCGGTCTCGCCCGACGAGGTCGGTCAGGCCTCCGGCATCTCCAACATGGCCCGGTACGTCGGCGGCTCGCTCGCGGTGGCGGCCGCCTCCACGGTCTTCACCGCGGTCACCGACTCGCACGCCACCGCCGGGGAATCCGCCGGTGACGCCCTGGCCGCCGGCCTCGCCGGTGCGGCGCTGCTGCTGGCGCTGCTGTCGGCGGCCGGCGTCGCGCTGGCCGTCCTGATGGGCCGGCACCGCGGTGACCCGGCGGGCGCCGTGCACCTGGCCGCCGCGGCGGCCGCGACCAGCCACACGATCCCGACCCGCCCGGTCGCGACCACCGGAGGTGCCCCGGCATGA
- a CDS encoding dipeptidase, with the protein MREKIDSLMGRARTDLGELVAIPSVADPRQYPPQECLRAANWVVDRFAEAGFTGLGLHETSDGSKAVFGVRPAADPNAPTVLLYAHYDVQPPLDEAAWHTPPFELTESGGRWYGRGAADCKGNIVMHLTALRALGDDIGVNLKLIVEGSEEQGTGGLEDFVLRNPELLRADAILVCDTGNAAVGVPAATVTLRGLANVVVNVEALAGEVHSGMFGGPAPDALAALIHILATLRDADGNTTVTGLDNGQTWSGAPYPAEQFRSDAGLVEGASLLGDGTVSDMVWARPAVTVLGIDCPPVVGSAAAIQPHARARLNLRVPPGTDAVKAQDALVAHLQAAAPWGVRVTVEREALGQPFEARSGGPAYQALAAAMRQAYGREMAYLGQGGSIPLCNVFAETYPEAEIVLMGVEEPLALIHAPNESVDPGEIARLAHAEALFLSSYRK; encoded by the coding sequence GTGAGGGAGAAGATCGATTCCTTGATGGGGCGGGCCCGTACCGATCTCGGGGAGCTGGTCGCCATCCCGTCGGTGGCCGACCCACGCCAGTACCCGCCCCAGGAGTGCCTGCGCGCGGCCAACTGGGTGGTCGACCGCTTCGCCGAGGCCGGCTTCACCGGCCTCGGCCTGCACGAGACCAGCGACGGCAGCAAGGCGGTCTTCGGGGTACGCCCGGCCGCCGACCCGAACGCGCCCACGGTCCTGCTGTACGCCCACTACGACGTGCAGCCCCCGCTGGACGAGGCGGCCTGGCACACCCCGCCGTTCGAGCTGACCGAGTCCGGCGGCCGCTGGTACGGCCGGGGCGCCGCCGACTGCAAGGGCAACATCGTCATGCACCTGACCGCGCTGCGGGCGCTCGGCGACGACATCGGGGTCAACCTGAAACTGATCGTCGAGGGTTCCGAGGAGCAGGGCACCGGCGGCCTGGAGGACTTCGTGCTCCGCAATCCGGAGCTGCTGCGCGCCGACGCCATCCTGGTCTGCGACACCGGCAACGCGGCGGTCGGGGTGCCGGCCGCCACGGTGACGCTGCGCGGCCTGGCGAACGTGGTGGTGAACGTGGAGGCGCTGGCCGGGGAGGTGCACTCGGGCATGTTCGGCGGCCCCGCCCCGGACGCGCTCGCGGCGCTCATCCACATCCTGGCCACGTTGCGCGACGCCGACGGCAACACCACGGTCACCGGGCTGGACAACGGCCAGACGTGGAGCGGGGCGCCGTACCCGGCGGAGCAGTTCCGCTCGGACGCGGGGCTGGTCGAGGGCGCGTCGCTGCTCGGCGACGGCACGGTCTCGGACATGGTCTGGGCCCGGCCGGCGGTCACCGTGCTCGGCATCGACTGCCCGCCCGTGGTGGGCTCGGCGGCGGCCATCCAGCCGCACGCCCGGGCCCGGCTCAACCTGCGGGTGCCGCCCGGCACGGACGCCGTCAAGGCGCAGGACGCGCTGGTCGCGCACCTGCAGGCGGCCGCGCCGTGGGGCGTTCGGGTGACGGTCGAGCGGGAGGCGCTCGGCCAGCCGTTCGAGGCCCGGTCCGGCGGTCCGGCCTACCAGGCGCTGGCCGCGGCGATGCGCCAGGCGTACGGCCGGGAGATGGCGTACCTGGGGCAGGGCGGGTCGATCCCGCTGTGCAACGTGTTCGCCGAGACCTATCCGGAGGCCGAGATCGTCCTGATGGGGGTGGAGGAGCCGCTCGCGCTGATCCACGCCCCGAACGAGAGCGTCGACCCGGGTGAGATCGCCCGGCTGGCCCACGCCGAGGCGCTGTTCCTGAGCAGTTATCGCAAGTAG